The following proteins are co-located in the Acidobacteriota bacterium genome:
- the maf gene encoding septum formation protein Maf — MRPVPPLVLASRSPRRRELLRRVGLTFRTASVSVDENLRPRESGRAAARRLARAKALAAAARWPGCDVLAADTLVLVDGSVLGKPAGREEARRMLRALSGRWHRVVTGVTLLTAEGHLHEGLACSRVRFARLTRAEIDGYTATAEPYDKAGAYAIQGAAAWFVAEVRGSVSNVIGLPLEVVRDLFRSARRPPPPFRSTSRR, encoded by the coding sequence GTGCGCCCCGTTCCCCCTCTCGTCCTCGCATCGCGCTCGCCGCGCCGCCGCGAACTGCTGCGCCGCGTCGGGTTGACGTTCCGGACGGCGTCGGTTTCGGTCGACGAAAACCTGCGGCCCCGCGAGAGCGGCCGAGCGGCCGCGCGAAGGCTCGCCAGGGCCAAGGCTCTGGCCGCGGCCGCGCGGTGGCCGGGCTGCGACGTGCTCGCCGCCGACACCCTCGTCCTCGTGGACGGATCGGTCCTCGGAAAGCCGGCAGGCCGCGAGGAGGCCCGGAGGATGCTGCGCGCTCTTTCGGGGCGCTGGCACCGGGTCGTGACCGGCGTGACGCTCCTGACCGCCGAGGGGCACCTGCACGAAGGGCTCGCCTGCAGCCGGGTGCGCTTCGCCCGGCTCACGAGAGCCGAGATCGACGGGTACACCGCGACGGCGGAGCCCTACGACAAGGCGGGCGCCTACGCGATCCAGGGGGCGGCGGCCTGGTTCGTCGCCGAGGTGCGGGGCTCGGTCAGCAACGTGATCGGACTCCCGCTGGAAGTCGTCCGCGACCTGTTTCGGTCGGCCCGGCGGCCGCCTCCTCCCTTCCGGTCGACGTCCCGGCGCTGA